A segment of the Candidatus Methylarchaceae archaeon HK02M2 genome:
ATACTCCTCGATCTCAAAGATAAAGGAATGGACATAACTTCGTTCACTGGAAAGGGTAGGGATGTGTGGATTGCTCTAGGTATAGCAAGCCTAGATTCTTACGCAATTATTCTACATGATGCCGATATAGTTAATTATCAACCTGACATACCTATGAAGTTGCTCTTTCCGATACTCGAACCTAAGCTTGATTTTTTCTTTAGTAAAGGGTTTTACGCGAGAATAGATACATTAAATGAGAGAGTTATGTATGGTCGGGTCTTCCGTCTTTTTCTACGTCCATTGATAGAATCGTTTGCAGAGGTAGTTAGTATCCATAGATATCAAGTAAGTCTCATACGCTATTTTAGATCCTTCAGATATGCTCTTTCAGGTGAGATGGCAATGACAAGTAACCTTGCTCTAAACGTACGGATACAAGGTGATTGGGGATTAGAAATCGGACTGCTTTCAGAAGTGCTTCGAAATGTAGCGATAAAAAGGATTTGCCAAGTAGACTTAGGCATATATCAGCATAAACATCATGAATCGAATATATTAGAGAAGATGAGTGGGGATATATTGAATACATTACTTCGTGTTTCGACTGAAGAACATGGTTTACAAATATCTAAGACGATGTTAAGAAGTCTCCTAGTGACCTACCGACGGATAGCTCAAGACAAAATCAAGCAATATTATGCTGATGCGATGTTTAATGCATTGAAATATGACAGAAATTTAGAAGATTCAATGGTAGACAACTTCGCTGAGGTCATAAGAAAAGCTGGAGGAAAATATCTTTATGATCCATATAGAAGACAGATTCCAGATTGGTTACGCGCTCTCTCTGTTATGCCGAAATTACGTGAGAGATTAAAAGATGCTACTTTGCTTGACTTAGAAAAAATAAAAATGTGAGATTTTTCCTTAAATTATTGTCCAAATTTTATAAAGGAAAAAAGAATTAGACAAATCGATGAAATTCTGTAACTTCTTTTACATTTATATATAAATCATGGAAGGGGTGTACATCAAATGGAGATTCATCTAAGACAAGAAATACTTGATAAAATCGAAGAGTTAAAGCCAGTAGACATAATTGTGGGAATACAAAGTAAAAATGTAGACACAACTATTGTCCATGTTCTTAACGTAGTCAGTATTGGTTTGGTCGAGCGTTTTCCACATCATAACAATCTGGTTTTAATTTCGAATGGCTTTTCCAGTGATAGAACTGCAGAAATGGCCAAACTTTTCGGTCTTCCACCCAGAATTAATAAGATGGTACTTGAGCAAGTAATCGGTCCTGGCAAGGGAAACGGAATAAGGACTGTATTGGAGGTAGCTCACCAAGCCCAAGCTAAGGCTGTAGCTCTCATAGATGGAGACCTCTTGAGCATAAAGCCTGATTGGGTAAGTCTTATTATCGAGCCCATTATGTTCGGAATAGCAGACTTAGTAGTACCTTACTATGTTAGAGACAAATATGATGGTGTAATAACAAATAACTTAGCCTATCCTTTTACTCGAGCCCTTTACAATATTTATACAAGACAACCTATAGGCGGTGAATTTGGATTGTCTTTTCCTCTAATAGAGAGATTACTTGAACACCCATTATTTCCTCAAGATTTTGGAATAGATATTTTTTTAACGACTGTTGCTGCAGCCGAGAGGTTTAACCTTCAAGAAGTCGTTTTGGGTCTTAAACTTCATACATCCACCTCAAGTTATATTGATCCTGGAGCGCATCTTACACTAATGTTTAGACAGGTTGTAGGCACTATGTTTGATCTAGCCATCTATTATGAGAAATATTGGAAAGAAGGGGCAAATACCGCACATATTCCCCGAAGTAGAAGACAAGGGAAATATTATGGACAGATGCCTGTTCCTGTAAAAATAAATCTTGAGAGGAATTTAGAACTCTTTAAAGATGGTTTTAAAGAATATAAAGAGGTTTTTAAGAATAACTTGGAGAATAAAATATTTGAAAGTGTAGAGAGTGTAGTAAAAAAAGGCGAACTAATGAGCTCAAATCTTTGGACAAAGATTGTGTATTCTCTCTTCAATATATATAAAAATATAGAACAGAAGAATAAGGTGGAAATTCTCGATGCATTAAGAGTGATGTGGATGGGAAGATTCTCAAGTTATGTAATAGAAACAAAAGATATGATTTACGATGATGCTATGGAGATCATTGAGGAACAAACCAGAATATTTGAAAAAGAAAAAAGCAATTTATTCTTATAGTCATATTATTTTTATGTAAATAATAAAAAATAATTTAAATATATTTATACTCTAATCAGACTGAAAACATTTTATAAAGGGTAATTTAACAAGCATAATAGAATAAAGAGCATAGTGAATATTGAATGAGTGAATTTAAGCACATAGTTAGAATCAGTGGGAGGAGCCTAGATGGGACGAAGATTGTAGCAGCTGGCTTAGCAGATATCAAAGGAATAGGGTATAATTTAGCCAATAGTATAGTGAATGTTCTCAAGATAGATAGTAGAACAAGATTAGGAATGCTTAACGATGCACAAATTTCAGAAATTCAAGAGTATATTAAAGATCCGACAAAGATAGGGATTCCAAACTTCATGTTAAACCACAAGAAAGATCCAGAAACAGGCGTCGACTCTCACTATATTGCTTCAGACCTTGACCTAGTTATCAAGATTGAGATAGATCGTGAGAGGGGACTTTCGAGTTGGCGTGGTTTACGACACTCATTAGGTTTAAAGGTAAGAGGGCAACGTACAAGAACTTGTGGAAGGAAAGGCAGAGCTATCGGCGTAAGAAAAAGAAGATTGTAATGGTGATTGTATGGGCGATCCTAAGAAACCTCGTAAAAAATATACCACTCCAAAGATGCCTTGGAGTAGCGATCAACTATCTCAAGAGCTTTTCCTCGTTGGGACGTATGGGTTAAGAAACAAACATGAATTATGGAAAGCACATACTGAACTTTCAAAGATAAGAAAGCAAGCAAGGAATCTTTTAGCCGAGCCGTCTGAGATAAGGATAAAAAAAGAGAAGGAACTTTTATCATCTCTCAGCAGAAGGGGGATAATAAATCAAAAGTTAAGCATCGATGATGTCCTTGATTTGACATTTGAAAGCCTCTTAGAGAGGCGCTTACAAACTATTGTATGGAGGAAAGGTATCGCTATAAGTCCTTACCAAGCTCGTCAGATGATAACCCATAGACACATAATTGTAGATGATAGAATCGTTACAAGGCCAGGTTACATGGTTAAAAAAGATGAAGAAGAAAGGATTAAATTAAGCGATGATAGCCCCTTAAGAAAGCAGATGTCAATAAAAGATAAGTGAGAAAATGACAGAGATAAAAGAGATATGGGGCATAGCTCACATCTATAGCTCTTATAATAATACCATAGTACACATAACCGATTTAACAGGTGCTGAGACTATAGCTTTCAGCTCAGGAGGTATGCATGTGAAAGCACAAAGACTTGAATCCTCCCCCTATGCAGCCATGAGGTCTGCTGCTGCCGCCTCTGATAAAGCAAAAGCAAAGGGTATCACGTCTATTCATATCAAGGTCCGCGCAGTGGGAGGTACGGGTCCTAAAACTCCAGGACCGGGCGCTCAAGCTGCTATCAGAGCTTTAGCTCGTTCTGGCTTTAAAATAGGAAGGATAGAAGATTGCACACCCATACCCCACGATACAACAAGGAAACCTGGTGGTAGGAGAGGACGAAGAGCGTAAAAAGGGTATTTCAAAATCCCAACTTAAAATGTATATAAATATGATACTAAACTGTAAAGAATGGTATTTCGAAGCGAGATCTATTAGAGGTTTTGAAGTTCTTGGTTAAGTTGCAAATTTTAGAGCATGACGAAAAGAAGATCAAGGTGATATTCAATGACATTCATAGAAGTTATGCGAACGCGATACGCCGTTTTGCGATCTGCGAAGTTCCTTCAATGGCTATCGATGAAGTTGTCGTACTCGAGAACTCTTCTGTGATGTATGATGAACTCATAGCTCATAGACTTGGTTTGATTCCTCTTAAGACTGACTTAGCAAGATACTTTCTACCCGAAGATTGTGATTGTCAAAGTGCTCTTGGTTGCCCCAAATGCAGAGTACTTCTTGTTTTAGATGTAGAAGCGGGCAATACAACAAGAGTTGTACATTCTGGTGATTTAAGGTCTGAAGACGAATACATAAAGCCCATCAGTGATTTCATACCTATAGTAAAGCTTGCTCCTAGGCAAGCAATAAAACTTGAAGCATATGCTAGATTAGGAAAAGGAAAGGAACATGCAAAGTGGCAACCTGCAACGGTCTCCATCTTAAAGCCAATCTCTGAAGAAGAAGGCTCATACATTTTATATCTAGAGTCCTCAGGTTCATTATCAGCGAGCGAAATTTTAACAAAGTCTATTGAAATCTTATACAAAAAACTTGTAGAGTTTAATGAGAAGTCAAAGAGTGTGAAGTAATTTGAGTAGAATCGATAATATTGTTTTAGATAATGTAAAATATCATTTAAGGCAAGCATATAAGAAGAGTCAAGCTCCTATTTGGTACGCTACTTTGAAGTATTTATCGAAGTCGAGTTCAATGAGGCCGTCTGTAAATATAGGAAAGATTTCTAAACTTACGAAAGAGGGGGATCTGGTGCTAGTTCCAGGGAAGGTTCTTGGGGGCGGTGTAATTACACATAAAATAACTGTAGGAGCATATAGCTTTTCGGAAAAAGCTTTTTGGAAAATTCAAAAAGCAGGAGGCAATGCTTTAGGTTTGGTCGAGTTCATAAAAAATTTCCCCGAAGGTAAAAGGGGGATTCTGATTGGCGGTTAATGATAAGGAGAGAAAAATGATAGTTGTTGATGCTCAAGGGCACATCGCTGGAAGGCTAGCCTCTCATATAGCCAAATCCTTACTGAAAGGTAATCGTATTGTTGTAATAAATGCCGAAAAAATCCTATTATCAGGTAGTAAGTATAGTATCATTAATGAATATTTAGAAAGATTGGAGATTGGTAGTGTAATAAATCCTAAGCATGGCCCCCTCCATCCAAGGAGGCCCGATACGATATTCACAAAGATGATTCGTGGGATGTTACCATACCGTAAAGCTAAAGGTTTAGAGGCTTTGAAAAGGTTAAGAGTGTATATCAATACACCAGAATATTACAAGCCTATTGAAAAGACCATATTCGAAAAAGGTTTGGCTACGAAACCCTTATCTTTTTATTTGACATTAGGAGAGGTCGCTTCAAGGCTGGGTTGGAAGAGTGATATAGATTGAGTAAACATGTAAAGTTATATTCAGGTTCAAGGAAGACAGCAAAGGCTACAGCTAATATTCAAGCGGGGAATGGAAAAATTAAGATAAATAAAGTCCCTGTAGAGTTGATCACACCGAAAGTAGCTAGGGATGTAATAGTCACCCCATTACTATTAGTTGGAGATCTTCGCGATAAGGTAGACATAGATGTTAAGGTAAAGGGTGGAGGTTTCATGAGCAGATCAGAAGCGGCTGCTATTGCAATATCTCGAGCACTCGTAGATTGGAGCAAAAGCTCCGAATTAAAACAAAGTATACTCGAATATAATAAACATCTTTTAGTCGGAGACCCTAGGCGTACAGAGCCTAAAAAGTTTGGAGGCCGGGGTCCTAGAAAGAGAAAGCAGAAATCATACCGATGATTATATAATATAATTGAGATAAAATAGGTCTATATAGCTAATGGATAAAGGTTTAAATCTGTAATTAGATTTTATTTATTTATCGATGCCTTTAGAAAAGAATTTAATCATAGTTGAAGATGAATTCAATAGCAAGTACATATTTACTATTAAAAATTACTTTAAGATAATGAGGTGTTTTCATCTTTGTTGATCCCTATTCGATGTTTTACATGTGGTTCATTGATTGGAGACAGATACGAGGAATTCACCAAGAGGGTGAAAGAGGGAGAAGAACCTGGCAAGGTCTTGGATAGCATGAAAATACAAAGATACTGTTGTAGAAGGATGCTTTTATCAAATATAGATATAATAGACCGTGTTTTGCCTTATTATGAAGTTCTTGCTGAAAGGCGTGCCGAATTTCATTTAGAATAATATTAAGGTGTGAGAATTGGGAAGTTCTTTAATCGAGTCTATTAAGGCAAGGATTTGCTACGACAGTAGAGGAGATGAATCGATAGAGGTCGATGTAAAAGTTGATGGAGCCATTGGAAGGGTTTGTGCTCCAAAGGGGGCAAGTGTTGGAAAGAGTGAAGCTGTTAACTTCAACCCTGATGGAGTTGAAGCCACCTTGAGACTTCTCTCCAAATACTCCCCGAAACTGATAGGGTTAAATTCTTCTGATATACCATTATTGAGTCATAAGTTAAGGGAGATAGATGGTACAGAAAATTTCAGTCGAATAGGAGGAGCGGCTGCGTATGCAATAACTGTTGCAACGGCAGAAGCTACAGCAAAAGCCAAAGGAGTGCCTCTTTACAAATTATTATCACTTAAAAGAAATTATTTTATGCCATATCCTTTGGGTAATGTTTTATGTGGAGGGACGCATGCTGGTCGTGGCGCTCCAGATATTCAAGAGTTCCTAATCTGTCCTATTGGTGCAAAGAGCATAAAAGAGGCAGTAAAGGCGAATATATTGGTTCACAAAGAAGTGAGAAGGCAGATAGAGAGGAAGGATCCATATTTCACTGGAGGTAAAGGAGATGAGGGTGGATGGGCCCCCA
Coding sequences within it:
- a CDS encoding 30S ribosomal protein S13, whose product is MSEFKHIVRISGRSLDGTKIVAAGLADIKGIGYNLANSIVNVLKIDSRTRLGMLNDAQISEIQEYIKDPTKIGIPNFMLNHKKDPETGVDSHYIASDLDLVIKIEIDRERGLSSWRGLRHSLGLKVRGQRTRTCGRKGRAIGVRKRRL
- a CDS encoding 30S ribosomal protein S4 yields the protein MGDPKKPRKKYTTPKMPWSSDQLSQELFLVGTYGLRNKHELWKAHTELSKIRKQARNLLAEPSEIRIKKEKELLSSLSRRGIINQKLSIDDVLDLTFESLLERRLQTIVWRKGIAISPYQARQMITHRHIIVDDRIVTRPGYMVKKDEEERIKLSDDSPLRKQMSIKDK
- a CDS encoding 30S ribosomal protein S11; its protein translation is MTEIKEIWGIAHIYSSYNNTIVHITDLTGAETIAFSSGGMHVKAQRLESSPYAAMRSAAAASDKAKAKGITSIHIKVRAVGGTGPKTPGPGAQAAIRALARSGFKIGRIEDCTPIPHDTTRKPGGRRGRRA
- a CDS encoding DNA-directed RNA polymerase subunit D, yielding MVKLQILEHDEKKIKVIFNDIHRSYANAIRRFAICEVPSMAIDEVVVLENSSVMYDELIAHRLGLIPLKTDLARYFLPEDCDCQSALGCPKCRVLLVLDVEAGNTTRVVHSGDLRSEDEYIKPISDFIPIVKLAPRQAIKLEAYARLGKGKEHAKWQPATVSILKPISEEEGSYILYLESSGSLSASEILTKSIEILYKKLVEFNEKSKSVK
- a CDS encoding 50S ribosomal protein L18e: MSRIDNIVLDNVKYHLRQAYKKSQAPIWYATLKYLSKSSSMRPSVNIGKISKLTKEGDLVLVPGKVLGGGVITHKITVGAYSFSEKAFWKIQKAGGNALGLVEFIKNFPEGKRGILIGG
- a CDS encoding 50S ribosomal protein L13, with amino-acid sequence MAVNDKERKMIVVDAQGHIAGRLASHIAKSLLKGNRIVVINAEKILLSGSKYSIINEYLERLEIGSVINPKHGPLHPRRPDTIFTKMIRGMLPYRKAKGLEALKRLRVYINTPEYYKPIEKTIFEKGLATKPLSFYLTLGEVASRLGWKSDID
- a CDS encoding 30S ribosomal protein S9, with protein sequence MSKHVKLYSGSRKTAKATANIQAGNGKIKINKVPVELITPKVARDVIVTPLLLVGDLRDKVDIDVKVKGGGFMSRSEAAAIAISRALVDWSKSSELKQSILEYNKHLLVGDPRRTEPKKFGGRGPRKRKQKSYR
- a CDS encoding DNA-directed RNA polymerase subunit N; protein product: MLIPIRCFTCGSLIGDRYEEFTKRVKEGEEPGKVLDSMKIQRYCCRRMLLSNIDIIDRVLPYYEVLAERRAEFHLE